In the Emcibacteraceae bacterium genome, ACCATGGCACTGACCATACCGCCTACCATCGGGGTGGCAATTCGGCGCATCACTTCGGAACCCGTACCAGAGCCATAAAAAATGGGTAGAAGCCCGACAATGACAGAACCCGCCGTCATCATCACCGGCCGGATACGTAGACCGGCACCATGAAGGACAGATTTTACAAGTCCTTTATCATCCGGCTGAATATCCTTATCCCTGCAATTATCAAGATATTCATTATAGGACTGATTAAGATAGACCAGCATGATCACACCAATTTCAACGGCAACACCCGCCAGCGCAATAAAACCGACCCCAACAGCTACCGAAAAATTATATCCTTCCAGATACATAAGCCAGATACTGCCAACCATAGCCAGTGGCAGCGTTCCCATAATGATGGCGACTTCTGTAAAATTACGAAAATTCAGATAGAGCAATACAATAATGATCATCAGGGTGAGCGGCACCACATAACTAAGCTTTTCCTGTGCGCGAAGCATATATTCATATTGACCTGACCAGTTGATGGAATATCCGGGCGGCAGATCAAGCTGTTCCTGAACGGCGGCCTGAGCGGATTTCACATAACTGCCGACATCAACGTCGGCAATATCAATGAAAACCCAGCCGTTTATCCGGGCATTTTCACTTTTAATGCCGGGGGGACCATCCTCAATATAAATATGTGCCACATCCCCAAGAGATATACGCTGCCCTTTCGGGGTCACAATCGGCAGCAGGGAGAGCTGCTCCGGTCCATTCCGGTAATCCTGTGGATAGCGGATATTAACCGGGTATCTTTCAAGGCCCTCAACCGTCTGTGTCACATCCATTCCCCCTATGGCCGTAGCGATAACCTGTTGGACATCAGCAATATTAAGACCGTAACGTGCTGATTTTTCACGATCAATATCGATCTTGACATAGCGGCCACCCGCCACCCGCTCCGCATAAACGGAGGTTGTCCCTTGAACAGTGGGCAGGATTCCTTCAAGCTTTCGTCCGATATCCTCTATAACGGAAAGCTTCGGCCCGGCAATTTTAATGCCCACTGGTGTTTTTATTCCGGTTGCCAGCATATCGATCCGGGTTTTGATGGGCATAACCCACGCGTTGGTAACTCCCGGAAACTTAACCAGCGCATCCAGTTCGTTTATAATGTCCTGAGTGGTCAGGCCCGGCCGCCATTCTTCCCTCGGCTTCAGTTTTATAAAACTTTCAATCATGGTCAGCGGTGCCGGATCGGTTGCCGTATCGGCCCGTCCAATTTTACCCATGACCAGCTCCACTTCCGGCACGGTGCTTATTAATTTATCGGTTTGCTGCAACAGTTCTCGCGCCTTACCAATCGATATGCCGGGATAAGTTGTTGGCATATACATCAAATCCCCTTCATCAAGGGGGGGAATAAATTCATTACCAATTTTGTTAACCGGCCAGAAACCCACCATAAGAATAACCAATGCCGCGGCCAGTGTTGATTTAGGAAATTTAAGAACTATGCCAAGAAAAGGCATATAAAGATTGGTCAGAAAGCGGTTTATCGGGTTTTTATGTTCAGGCATAATTTTTCCGCGAATAAAATACCCCATAAGAACCGGTACAAGTGTAACAGCCAGCCCTGCCGATACCGCCATGGCATAGGTTTTGGTAAAAGCAAGTGGTGAAAACATCCGGCCTTCCTGCGCTTCAAGTGTAAAAACGGGCAGGAAACTGACCGTAATAATCAACAAGCTGAAGAAAAGAGCGGGACCAACCTCGCTTGCAGCCTTGGCAACTATTTGCCACCTGTTCTCGTTGGTAAGGGGCGTTCTCTCCATATGCTTGTGCATATTTTCAATCAGAACAATGGACCCATCAATCATGGCGCCAATAGCAATGGCAATACCCCCAAGTGACATGATGTTGGCATTTAAGCCTTGTAAATGCATTATGATAAAGGCGGTTAGGATGCCTGTCAGCAGACTGATGATTACCACCACCGATGATCTTAAATGAAAAAGAAAAACGACACAGACAAGCGCAACTATGACAAATTCCTCAATCAGTTTTTGCCAGAGATTGTCAACGGCCCGGTCAATCAGGCCGCTA is a window encoding:
- a CDS encoding efflux RND transporter permease subunit; protein product: MIKALIHWSVANRFIVLLSTAILIAIGLYSLRNTPVDAIPDLSDVQVIIKTNYPGQAPQVVEDQITYPLTTAMLSVPGAVTVRGYSFFGDSYVYIIFDEDTDLYWARSRVLEYLSQVAPTLPSTATLKLGPDATGVGWVYLYALVDRTGKHDLSELRSIQDWFLKFELQTVHGVSEVAPLGGMVKQYQVKVNPDKLRAFGIPLSHIQTAIQRGNQEIGASVIEMAEAEYMISASGYLQNEEDIGNIPLGVNQNGTPLLLKDVAEIGTGPQMRRGIAELNGEGETVGGIVIMRFGENAEKTIEGVKAKLEQLKQGLLEGVEIVTVYDRSGLIDRAVDNLWQKLIEEFVIVALVCVVFLFHLRSSVVVIISLLTGILTAFIIMHLQGLNANIMSLGGIAIAIGAMIDGSIVLIENMHKHMERTPLTNENRWQIVAKAASEVGPALFFSLLIITVSFLPVFTLEAQEGRMFSPLAFTKTYAMAVSAGLAVTLVPVLMGYFIRGKIMPEHKNPINRFLTNLYMPFLGIVLKFPKSTLAAALVILMVGFWPVNKIGNEFIPPLDEGDLMYMPTTYPGISIGKARELLQQTDKLISTVPEVELVMGKIGRADTATDPAPLTMIESFIKLKPREEWRPGLTTQDIINELDALVKFPGVTNAWVMPIKTRIDMLATGIKTPVGIKIAGPKLSVIEDIGRKLEGILPTVQGTTSVYAERVAGGRYVKIDIDREKSARYGLNIADVQQVIATAIGGMDVTQTVEGLERYPVNIRYPQDYRNGPEQLSLLPIVTPKGQRISLGDVAHIYIEDGPPGIKSENARINGWVFIDIADVDVGSYVKSAQAAVQEQLDLPPGYSINWSGQYEYMLRAQEKLSYVVPLTLMIIIVLLYLNFRNFTEVAIIMGTLPLAMVGSIWLMYLEGYNFSVAVGVGFIALAGVAVEIGVIMLVYLNQSYNEYLDNCRDKDIQPDDKGLVKSVLHGAGLRIRPVMMTAGSVIVGLLPIFYGSGTGSEVMRRIATPMVGGMVSAMVLTLLVVPVIYYLWRKRTI